Proteins encoded in a region of the Streptococcus sanguinis genome:
- a CDS encoding prepilin peptidase: MIHLYFFLLGTIFASFLGLVIDRFPEHSIITPASHCNACGKRLAPRDLIPIFSQILNLLRCRFCGDKIPLRYLFFECILGGLFLATSLGTISISQLLLLTMGLTLAIYDQREQQYPLMVWLFFQLSLMMTASVNPLMLFFLALGLLAFFYNLRIGAGDFLFLASCSAIFSLTEILILIQIASFSGLACFCFKKKKDRLAFVPCLLFGVVVIISYKLLLLG, encoded by the coding sequence ATGATTCATCTATACTTTTTTCTCCTTGGCACTATTTTCGCCTCCTTCCTAGGCTTGGTCATCGACCGTTTTCCAGAGCATTCTATCATCACTCCTGCTAGCCATTGCAATGCCTGCGGGAAAAGATTGGCACCGCGTGATTTGATTCCTATTTTTTCTCAAATCTTAAATCTTCTTCGTTGCCGCTTCTGTGGAGACAAGATTCCCTTACGCTATTTATTTTTTGAATGCATCTTGGGCGGTCTTTTTCTGGCAACCTCACTTGGCACGATTTCCATCAGTCAACTCCTACTACTCACCATGGGCTTGACCCTAGCCATCTACGATCAAAGAGAGCAGCAATATCCCCTGATGGTCTGGCTGTTTTTTCAGCTTTCACTGATGATGACAGCAAGTGTCAATCCTCTCATGCTCTTCTTTTTAGCCCTAGGACTTCTAGCCTTCTTTTATAATCTTCGTATTGGAGCTGGCGACTTTCTATTTCTCGCTTCCTGCTCAGCTATTTTCAGCCTGACAGAGATTCTCATTCTTATCCAAATCGCTAGCTTCTCCGGTCTCGCCTGTTTTTGCTTTAAAAAGAAAAAAGACAGGCTAGCATTTGTACCTTGTCTTTTGTTTGGTGTGGTGGTGATTATTTCTTATAAGCTGCTGCTTCTTGGATAA
- the trpA gene encoding tryptophan synthase subunit alpha: protein MTKTLTQHLETIQKAGKGIFLPYIMAGDHEKGLAGLAETISFLENLGVSAIEIGLPFSDPVADGPVIEEAGLRSLGHHTSAKSLVASLQNLDTQLPLIIMTYFNPIFQYGLKDFVKDLAMTPVKGLIIPDLPYEHRNFILPLLEDSDIALIPLVSLTTGLERQQELIKEAEGFIYAVAINGVTGKSGSYRNDLDQHLSKLRDIAEIPVLTGFGVSTLEDVDRFNQVSDGVIVGSKIVKALHEKDAGIATFIQEAAAYKK, encoded by the coding sequence ATGACTAAAACACTCACTCAGCATTTAGAAACCATCCAAAAAGCAGGCAAGGGAATTTTCCTTCCTTATATCATGGCTGGTGATCACGAGAAAGGTTTAGCAGGATTAGCAGAAACTATCTCATTTTTGGAAAACTTGGGTGTGTCAGCCATTGAAATCGGTCTGCCATTTTCAGATCCTGTTGCAGATGGGCCAGTTATTGAAGAAGCCGGTCTGAGAAGTCTGGGGCACCATACTTCGGCCAAGTCTTTAGTTGCAAGCTTGCAGAATTTGGACACTCAGCTGCCTCTCATTATCATGACCTACTTCAATCCTATTTTCCAATACGGTCTCAAAGATTTTGTCAAGGATTTGGCTATGACACCGGTTAAAGGATTGATTATTCCAGATCTGCCTTATGAGCACAGGAATTTTATCTTGCCTTTACTGGAAGATTCAGATATTGCTCTAATTCCTTTAGTGAGCCTGACGACTGGCCTAGAACGTCAGCAGGAGCTGATCAAGGAAGCTGAAGGTTTTATCTACGCTGTAGCCATCAATGGTGTGACAGGTAAGAGCGGAAGCTACCGCAATGATTTGGACCAGCACTTGAGCAAGCTTCGTGATATTGCAGAGATTCCAGTACTGACGGGCTTTGGCGTTTCGACTTTAGAGGATGTTGACCGCTTCAATCAAGTCTCAGATGGAGTCATTGTTGGATCCAAGATTGTCAAAGCTCTTCATGAAAAGGATGCCGGTATAGCAACCTTTATCCAAGAAGCAGCAGCTTATAAGAAATAA